From the genome of Thiomicrorhabdus indica:
CTGGTTAAAAACCTTATTTACACTGGTCGGTGTACTCCTAAACCATTAAAGAATCTTAAAACAAAAAAGCCGAATCATTATGATTCGGCTTTTTTGTGAAACAATATATGCGATTAACGCCCCATTGTTTTTTGCTCTTCTTCGGTTGGGATTCTAAAGCCCAATTCTTGCGCACGCGCTCGACAGTAATTAATTGCAAACTCAAGCAACTCTCCCACTGCACGATGACGGAATTTATGTTTTTGACGAACATGTGAGAAAGGACGAAGAATTGGAGGATCCAATGGAATCGCTTTCAAAGTTCCTAACTGCAATTCTTTGACCAATGTTGTACGTGATACAACAGCAACACCCACATCAGATTCAACCGCCATTTTAACAGCTTCAGGACTTCCCAATTCCATAACAACTTTCAAGTCACTGTAACTGAAGCCTTGCTCACGAATATAAGAATCAATAACTTGACGAGAGCCAGACCCTTCTTCACGAGAGATGTAACCAAATTTTCGGAAATCATCAACCGTAACGCTGTCTTTTGTTGCAAGCGGATGATTCTTCGGACAAATCAATTGCATCTCATCAATTCGACAAACATCGACTTCTAAGTTTTTGTTTTGAACAGGCGCTTCAACTAAACCGAGATCGATCATATTATTTTCAACCATCGAAACAATCGCATCGGTGTTCCCAACTTGCAAACGAATATTGACATCTTCAAATTG
Proteins encoded in this window:
- a CDS encoding LysR family transcriptional regulator — its product is MADRRLQVFHTVAKVMSFTKAAETLHMTQPAVTFQVKQLEDFFNTRLFDRTHNKITLTDAGKVVYDYADQILELYEKMNSDVRELTGEVTGSLVIGASTTIAEYMLPSLLGAFKKQFEDVNIRLQVGNTDAIVSMVENNMIDLGLVEAPVQNKNLEVDVCRIDEMQLICPKNHPLATKDSVTVDDFRKFGYISREEGSGSRQVIDSYIREQGFSYSDLKVVMELGSPEAVKMAVESDVGVAVVSRTTLVKELQLGTLKAIPLDPPILRPFSHVRQKHKFRHRAVGELLEFAINYCRARAQELGFRIPTEEEQKTMGR